Proteins encoded by one window of Gemmatimonadaceae bacterium:
- a CDS encoding PBP1A family penicillin-binding protein, whose translation MITPQPSCGEDSLFQMLLGTPAFRRYAARQLLPVLGVLGFAIPTAGAQDSAKTTTGEAWRIVTPSQSSVVLARDGSVIGEIGREWRTLVSLRSLPRYVPQAFIAVEDQRFYQHDGVDLVGVAGALKDALRGRVRGASTITQLLVGNMHPDIIDRTDRTLGRKLREQQAAREMERHYTKEQILEAFLNQIHFGRRYYGIESAARHYFGKPASRLTIAEAASLAAMPKGPAIYDPVRNPARNTTRRNTVLALMAQQGFITEAQARAAQAEPLVTVADEGFAAPAPWFIDVVRVQAARNNHVIGDQPYRIHTTLDPQVQRAAVEALNEGIAEVEARPGYRPRRGAKGDTARLQGAVVALDPFTGDVRALVGGRDYARSSFNRAVNGMRQPGSAFKPIVYATAVADSLPANEMVADTAIAIAMSRNVTYRPRNSDGEFLGNITLREALTRSRNPVAVQLAERFTMDSVIATARALGITSPISPYPSSAIGASVVQPLDLVVAYAAFDNLGARVEARFITRIEDASGKLVWQNPITPPVPAIDPRVAFIVRDMMRDVVDRGTATAIRRYLPSTIPVAGKTGTTDDNSDVWFVGMTPDLVAGVWLGFDQPAPIAPGAAGGVLAAPIFARMLQHSGTLRAGLPWRAPSGLVVAELDRATGQVATDATPPERRYTEYFLDGTEPAVLRMDVWRLLKGGTLIY comes from the coding sequence TTGATCACCCCACAGCCGTCCTGCGGCGAGGATTCCCTTTTCCAGATGCTGTTAGGCACGCCCGCGTTTCGTCGGTACGCTGCGCGCCAGCTCCTCCCGGTGCTGGGCGTGCTGGGGTTCGCGATCCCCACCGCGGGCGCCCAGGACTCGGCGAAGACCACGACGGGCGAGGCCTGGCGCATCGTGACGCCGTCCCAGTCGTCGGTGGTCCTCGCCCGCGACGGCTCCGTCATCGGGGAAATCGGCCGCGAGTGGCGCACGCTCGTCTCCCTGCGCAGCCTGCCTCGCTACGTGCCACAGGCCTTCATCGCCGTCGAGGACCAGCGGTTCTACCAGCACGACGGCGTCGATCTTGTGGGCGTCGCCGGCGCCCTCAAAGACGCGCTGCGGGGTCGCGTGCGCGGCGCGAGCACCATCACGCAGCTCCTCGTCGGCAACATGCACCCCGACATCATCGATCGCACTGATCGCACGCTGGGCCGCAAGCTGCGTGAGCAACAGGCGGCGCGCGAGATGGAGCGCCACTACACCAAGGAGCAGATCCTCGAGGCGTTTCTCAACCAGATCCACTTTGGGCGCCGCTACTACGGCATCGAAAGCGCCGCCCGTCACTATTTCGGCAAACCGGCGTCTCGACTCACCATCGCCGAGGCCGCATCGCTCGCCGCCATGCCCAAGGGACCGGCGATCTACGATCCGGTTCGCAATCCCGCGCGCAATACCACGCGTCGCAACACCGTGCTGGCCCTCATGGCCCAGCAGGGCTTCATCACGGAGGCGCAGGCCCGCGCGGCTCAGGCAGAACCCCTGGTCACCGTGGCCGACGAAGGCTTCGCCGCGCCCGCCCCATGGTTCATCGACGTGGTTCGCGTCCAGGCTGCCCGCAACAATCACGTCATCGGCGACCAACCGTACCGAATCCACACCACGCTCGATCCGCAGGTACAGCGCGCGGCCGTCGAGGCTCTCAACGAAGGCATCGCCGAGGTGGAGGCCCGACCCGGATACCGTCCTCGGCGCGGCGCCAAGGGTGACACCGCGCGACTGCAAGGCGCTGTCGTCGCGCTCGATCCGTTCACCGGCGACGTGCGCGCGCTCGTCGGAGGGCGCGACTACGCGCGTTCGTCGTTCAATCGGGCGGTGAACGGCATGCGACAGCCCGGGTCCGCCTTCAAGCCGATCGTCTACGCGACCGCGGTCGCCGATTCGCTGCCCGCCAACGAGATGGTGGCCGATACGGCGATTGCCATCGCGATGTCGCGCAATGTCACCTACCGACCCAGGAATTCTGACGGTGAGTTTCTCGGCAACATCACGCTGCGCGAGGCGCTCACGCGTTCGCGAAACCCGGTCGCCGTGCAACTCGCCGAGCGTTTCACGATGGACAGCGTGATCGCGACGGCCCGCGCGCTCGGCATCACATCACCGATCTCGCCGTATCCGTCCAGCGCGATTGGTGCCTCGGTGGTGCAGCCGCTCGACCTCGTGGTGGCCTACGCCGCCTTCGATAACCTGGGCGCGCGCGTCGAGGCGCGGTTCATCACGCGGATCGAAGACGCGAGCGGCAAACTCGTGTGGCAGAACCCGATCACGCCACCCGTGCCCGCGATCGACCCCAGGGTCGCGTTCATCGTGCGCGACATGATGCGTGATGTCGTGGATCGCGGAACAGCAACCGCCATCCGACGCTACCTGCCATCGACGATTCCGGTCGCCGGAAAGACCGGCACTACCGACGACAATTCGGACGTCTGGTTCGTGGGCATGACCCCCGACCTCGTCGCCGGTGTGTGGCTCGGTTTCGATCAACCCGCGCCCATCGCGCCCGGCGCAGCGGGAGGCGTGCTCGCCGCGCCGATCTTTGCGCGCATGCTGCAGCATTCCGGTACTCTGCGCGCGGGTCTCCCCTGGCGAGCTCCGTCGGGCCTCGTGGTGGCCGAGCTCGATCGCGCGACGGGGCAGGTCGCAACAGACGCCACGCCGCCGGAGCGGCGCTACACCGAGTATTTCCTCGACGGTACCGAGCCCGCCGTCCTTCGCATGGATGTCTGGCGACTGCTCAAGGGCGGGACGCTGATCTACTGA
- the lon gene encoding endopeptidase La, whose product MSQRQTLPVLPLRGTVIFPGVTNPIAAGRPGTLRAIEAALKGDRLVFAVAQRDNTDEPAPEILYSMGVIARIGQIQRGLGGVQLLLQGEQRATALQYTQGDGYLTAVILPTEEMNPLDQQDAAFEALHKETRERAQELGEKRGLPEEVVHQVLDSVDDPGKFADLVAGYIELTVPEKQGLLETLSVEERLRRVLVHVQRQIGMLEAQEEIKSQVQEELGERQREMFLREQMKAIQKELGDDDQSKEVQELRDRLTKLELPKEARAEVERELGRLERSGRESMEAQVIRTYLEWIAELPWGKRSDDHLDLNRAGDILDEDHYGLQDVKDRVLEFLAVRQLRAKQVAEEVSKTGEFPASRLKAAREDATPTLGKQGSDDDRITDAVEAKARAMARGPILLFAGPPGVGKTSIAKSIARSLDRQYVRVALGGARDEADIRGHRRTYVGAMPGRIIQGMKQAGTKNPVFLLDEVDKLGQSFQGDPASALLEVLDPAQNDSFTDHYLGVPFDLSEVLFIATANFIQNIPGPLLDRMEVVEFSGYTEREKAEIAKKYLIPRQLEESGLADKQVTFSDDAVMSVVSQYTRESGVRQLEREIGRAARKVARKIAGGDESDLADTVIDDKEVRELLGRPKVHPERAQQAHEVGIATGMYYTPMGGDIMFVEASIRRDAGVRREDDEGRGRTAPMSLILTGQLGDVMKESARAALTYATNNAAALGILPEQLAGATEAHIHVPAGAIPKDGPSAGIAIATAIVSELSGIPVRRDVSMTGEITLRGRVLPIGGVKEKVLGAHRAGIKTIIIPKQNEADLEDVPSEVRKDLSFHPVETLADVLKIALVGSEPKAGQRAA is encoded by the coding sequence ATGTCACAGCGTCAGACCCTTCCAGTCCTGCCCCTGCGAGGCACCGTCATCTTCCCCGGCGTCACGAACCCGATTGCGGCGGGACGACCGGGCACCCTGCGCGCCATCGAAGCCGCGCTCAAGGGTGACCGCCTGGTCTTTGCGGTGGCGCAGCGCGACAACACCGACGAGCCGGCGCCCGAAATCCTCTATTCGATGGGCGTCATCGCCCGCATTGGGCAGATCCAGCGCGGCCTTGGCGGGGTGCAGCTGCTCCTGCAGGGCGAGCAGCGCGCGACGGCGCTGCAGTACACCCAGGGTGACGGCTACCTGACGGCCGTGATCCTGCCGACGGAGGAGATGAACCCGCTGGACCAGCAGGACGCGGCGTTCGAGGCCTTGCACAAGGAGACCCGCGAGCGCGCCCAGGAGCTGGGGGAAAAGCGGGGGCTCCCGGAGGAGGTCGTGCACCAGGTGCTGGACTCCGTGGATGACCCAGGCAAGTTCGCCGACCTCGTCGCTGGCTACATCGAGCTCACGGTCCCGGAGAAGCAGGGACTCCTCGAGACGCTGAGCGTCGAGGAGCGGCTGCGTCGCGTACTCGTCCACGTGCAGCGTCAGATCGGCATGCTCGAGGCGCAGGAAGAGATCAAGTCGCAGGTCCAGGAAGAGCTGGGCGAGCGGCAGCGTGAGATGTTCCTTCGCGAGCAGATGAAGGCGATCCAGAAGGAGCTGGGCGACGATGACCAGTCGAAGGAGGTCCAGGAGCTCCGCGACCGCCTGACGAAGCTCGAACTGCCCAAGGAGGCGCGGGCGGAAGTGGAGCGCGAGCTGGGCCGGTTGGAGCGTTCGGGCCGTGAGTCGATGGAGGCGCAGGTGATCCGCACGTATCTCGAGTGGATCGCCGAGTTGCCGTGGGGCAAGCGTTCGGACGATCATCTCGACCTCAATCGCGCGGGCGACATCCTGGACGAGGACCACTATGGGCTGCAGGACGTGAAGGATCGCGTGCTGGAGTTCCTGGCCGTGCGCCAGCTGCGGGCCAAGCAGGTCGCCGAGGAGGTCTCAAAGACGGGCGAGTTTCCGGCGTCGCGGCTGAAGGCGGCCCGGGAGGACGCGACGCCGACGCTTGGCAAGCAGGGCAGCGACGACGATCGCATCACGGACGCAGTCGAGGCCAAGGCGCGCGCCATGGCGCGCGGGCCGATCCTGCTGTTCGCGGGCCCGCCAGGCGTGGGCAAGACATCGATCGCCAAGTCCATCGCCCGCTCGCTCGATCGCCAATATGTGCGCGTCGCACTCGGCGGGGCGCGCGACGAGGCCGACATTCGGGGGCACCGGCGCACCTACGTGGGTGCGATGCCAGGGCGCATCATCCAGGGCATGAAGCAGGCTGGCACAAAGAACCCGGTCTTTCTGCTCGACGAGGTCGACAAGCTCGGCCAGTCGTTCCAGGGCGACCCGGCATCGGCGTTGCTCGAAGTCCTCGACCCCGCACAGAACGACTCGTTCACCGACCACTACCTCGGCGTTCCGTTCGATCTGAGCGAGGTGTTGTTCATCGCGACCGCGAACTTTATCCAGAACATCCCTGGTCCGCTGCTCGACCGCATGGAGGTCGTGGAGTTCAGTGGGTACACGGAACGCGAGAAGGCGGAGATCGCGAAGAAGTACCTCATTCCGCGCCAGCTCGAGGAGTCGGGGCTCGCGGACAAGCAGGTGACGTTCAGCGACGACGCGGTGATGTCGGTCGTGTCGCAGTACACGCGCGAGAGCGGCGTGCGTCAGCTCGAGCGCGAGATCGGACGCGCCGCGCGCAAGGTTGCGCGCAAGATCGCCGGTGGAGATGAGAGCGACCTGGCCGACACCGTGATCGACGACAAGGAGGTCCGGGAGCTGCTGGGTCGGCCCAAGGTGCACCCTGAACGCGCGCAGCAGGCGCACGAGGTGGGCATTGCCACCGGCATGTACTACACGCCGATGGGCGGCGACATCATGTTCGTCGAAGCGTCGATCCGACGCGATGCGGGCGTGCGGCGAGAGGACGACGAAGGCCGCGGCCGCACCGCACCGATGTCGCTGATCCTCACCGGTCAGCTGGGCGACGTCATGAAGGAGAGCGCACGTGCCGCGCTCACCTACGCCACCAACAATGCCGCAGCGCTCGGCATCCTGCCGGAACAGCTGGCGGGGGCGACCGAGGCGCACATCCACGTGCCCGCGGGCGCGATCCCCAAGGACGGCCCGTCCGCCGGCATCGCCATCGCCACCGCGATTGTGTCCGAGCTTTCGGGCATTCCCGTGCGGCGCGACGTGTCGATGACTGGCGAGATCACGCTCCGCGGCCGAGTGCTGCCGATCGGTGGAGTGAAGGAGAAGGTGCTCGGTGCCCATCGCGCGGGGATCAAGACCATCATCATCCCGAAGCAGAACGAAGCCGACCTCGAAGACGTACCGAGCGAGGTGCGCAAGGATCTCTCGTTCCACCCGGTGGAAACGCTCGCCGACGTGCTGAAGATCGCACTCGTGGGATCGGAGCCCAAAGCAGGACAGCGGGCCGCCTAG
- a CDS encoding protein kinase: protein MAEPLFPASDSELRAHVERVLSDGYELDREIGRGGMGIVYLARDRRLKRQVAVKLLPPELAFRAEIRSRFLREAETAAQLGHPNIVPIYSVDEREGLVFFVMAYVDGENLAMRLHRDGAMPGPEVRRILIDVARALSYAHERGVVHRDIKPDNILIDSGGRVMVTDFGIARAVTEGADARLTATGMAIGTPAYMSPEQSMGEREVDGRSDLYSLGIVGYQMLSGELPFNASSTPALLVKHLSEVPPPIEERCPGVEPDLGRAIMLLLEKEPANRLPSASALAAALESGNVPDARGNLVARPVTTPSSARAPAANQVPRPLADVGFGAISAEEARRWSDAKVIAFRKGATPWAFFGVAAIILSAFGVIDVVGLWGMWTIFIAWKYAKLWTDGFDWRDVMKEPRDRMFFDVVADWVDSVRAIWDPRKRAEVRERERLKNERTSALAAGDVAPIALPGGASPASLSSVVGRYARAVQDAARNREEILRLMQTLPKKDQQLLREVPSGAAALYQKIEALAVALGEAERALPDTPGSEIDNEIARLESEANPLDTQGSDERVRRLAYLKRQRRAVAEIEGRTKTQREKLESCAIALQNMRLDIVRLKAGSQTFEHITSVAEQAVALAREVDTAMYVKDEMSKLSARRAGSVRRQ from the coding sequence GTGGCCGAACCCCTCTTCCCGGCGTCCGACTCCGAGCTGCGCGCGCACGTCGAGCGCGTCCTGAGCGACGGATACGAGCTGGACCGCGAGATTGGCCGGGGCGGCATGGGGATCGTCTATCTGGCGCGCGATCGACGGCTCAAGCGGCAGGTCGCCGTCAAGCTGCTGCCGCCGGAGCTCGCATTCCGCGCCGAGATCCGGTCTCGCTTCCTCCGCGAAGCCGAGACCGCCGCTCAGCTCGGGCACCCCAACATCGTGCCGATCTATTCGGTCGATGAACGGGAAGGCCTCGTGTTCTTCGTCATGGCGTACGTCGATGGCGAGAACCTCGCCATGCGCCTCCATCGCGACGGAGCCATGCCCGGCCCGGAGGTGCGCCGCATCCTCATCGATGTGGCCAGGGCGCTGTCATACGCACATGAACGCGGCGTCGTCCACCGCGACATCAAGCCGGACAACATCCTGATCGACTCGGGTGGGCGCGTGATGGTGACCGACTTCGGCATCGCGCGCGCCGTGACCGAAGGGGCCGATGCCCGCCTCACCGCGACCGGCATGGCGATCGGTACGCCGGCCTACATGTCCCCCGAGCAATCCATGGGGGAGCGCGAAGTGGACGGGCGCAGCGACCTGTATTCGTTAGGCATCGTTGGCTACCAGATGCTGAGCGGCGAGCTTCCGTTCAACGCATCGAGCACGCCGGCCCTGCTGGTCAAGCACCTGTCCGAGGTCCCGCCGCCCATCGAGGAGCGCTGCCCCGGCGTCGAGCCCGACCTCGGGCGCGCCATCATGCTGCTCCTCGAGAAGGAGCCCGCCAACCGACTCCCGAGCGCGAGCGCGCTCGCGGCCGCGCTCGAGTCGGGCAACGTTCCCGATGCGCGCGGCAACCTGGTCGCGCGACCCGTCACCACGCCGTCGTCCGCACGTGCACCCGCAGCGAATCAGGTTCCGCGTCCGCTCGCCGACGTCGGCTTCGGTGCCATCTCGGCCGAAGAAGCACGCCGGTGGAGCGACGCCAAGGTCATCGCGTTCCGCAAAGGCGCCACGCCATGGGCGTTCTTCGGTGTGGCCGCCATCATCCTCTCGGCGTTCGGCGTCATCGACGTCGTCGGACTCTGGGGGATGTGGACCATCTTCATCGCCTGGAAATACGCCAAGCTCTGGACCGACGGCTTCGACTGGCGCGACGTCATGAAGGAGCCGCGGGACCGCATGTTCTTCGACGTCGTCGCGGACTGGGTCGACTCTGTTCGAGCCATCTGGGATCCGCGCAAGCGCGCCGAAGTGCGGGAGCGCGAACGCCTCAAGAACGAACGCACCAGCGCGCTCGCCGCCGGAGACGTGGCACCAATCGCCCTGCCCGGTGGCGCGTCACCCGCAAGCCTCTCGTCCGTCGTGGGGAGATACGCCCGCGCCGTGCAGGACGCGGCGCGCAACCGCGAGGAGATTCTTCGCCTGATGCAAACGCTGCCAAAGAAGGACCAGCAGCTGCTGCGCGAGGTACCTTCCGGAGCGGCGGCGCTGTACCAGAAGATCGAGGCGCTGGCCGTCGCCCTCGGCGAGGCCGAGCGCGCGCTCCCCGACACGCCCGGCTCCGAGATCGACAACGAAATCGCGCGCCTCGAGTCGGAGGCCAATCCCCTCGATACGCAGGGCAGCGATGAACGTGTGCGACGGCTCGCGTACCTCAAGCGGCAACGCCGCGCCGTAGCCGAGATCGAGGGTCGTACCAAAACGCAGCGCGAGAAGCTCGAGTCGTGCGCCATCGCGCTGCAGAACATGCGGCTCGACATCGTCCGGCTGAAGGCAGGTTCCCAGACGTTCGAGCACATTACCTCGGTCGCCGAGCAGGCCGTGGCGCTCGCGCGTGAGGTCGACACCGCCATGTACGTAAAGGACGAGATGTCGAAACTGTCGGCGCGTCGCGCGGGTAGTGTCAGACGGCAGTAG
- a CDS encoding protein kinase — protein MSDTLRDRVTIALGDAYDVGIEIGRGGMGVVYRATDRKLRRQVAIKVLPPELAYRDDVRQRFLREAQTAAQLSHPNIVPIFAVEEREGLVCFVMSLVEGESLATRISRDRRLPFEDVRSILMAVADALGYAHSRGIVHRDVKPDNILIDRSGRPMVTDFGIARAAEGDARLTLTGIAVGTPAYMSPEQGMGDREIDGRSDLYSLAVVGYQMLSGELPFQAGNTPAMLMKHISEAPRPLLELRADVPSWLLHVLEKSLAKKPDDRFATAAEFCRALADRQDAGRGRQAPVADGQPGVASDRLSSAWKHSVAPRSAVDAARAGRHEERAIDRLQRSARERGGARDAVDAANAGWRPGLQGNPQALRKYGPEGSARRDLAPVPPWMPPSWRDARSQWRHVGRGGEPYAPLAGLPVSEKIRRFRRQSASAAITVGMLAAINIAFSPDFLWFLFPMAGLSIGLLHRAGSLWAEGIRLKDVFGREARDRLQERSEQEQLLAGPSPAVYAEKLAPRDVLAGPHGAVVRRAATDRQTIHEAVSKLTKADRDLIPDVLPTVDALAERVGSVAQSLHRLDEDVQPGVVEELGQRIEAARALPESRDRDHKVQLLERQLSTIKDLASRRDTLVSQLESASLMLQSMRIDLIALRSAGVQSVLNDVGSATQEARALSREIANALDAARQVR, from the coding sequence ATGTCCGACACCCTCAGGGATCGTGTCACCATCGCCCTCGGCGACGCCTACGACGTCGGCATCGAGATCGGGCGCGGTGGCATGGGCGTCGTCTATCGCGCCACGGACCGCAAGCTCCGGCGCCAGGTCGCGATCAAGGTGCTGCCTCCGGAACTCGCGTACCGCGATGACGTGCGGCAGCGCTTCCTGCGTGAGGCGCAGACCGCCGCGCAGCTGAGTCACCCCAACATCGTCCCGATCTTCGCCGTCGAGGAGCGCGAAGGGCTCGTCTGCTTCGTGATGAGTCTCGTCGAGGGTGAGAGCCTCGCGACGCGCATTTCACGCGACCGTCGGCTTCCGTTCGAAGACGTCCGCTCCATCCTCATGGCGGTCGCCGATGCGCTCGGGTACGCGCACAGCCGCGGCATCGTGCATCGCGATGTAAAGCCCGACAACATCCTGATCGATCGCAGCGGTCGACCGATGGTGACGGACTTCGGCATCGCTCGCGCCGCCGAGGGCGATGCGAGGCTGACGCTGACCGGCATCGCGGTCGGGACGCCGGCGTACATGTCGCCCGAGCAGGGCATGGGTGACCGCGAGATCGACGGTCGCTCCGACCTCTACTCGCTGGCCGTCGTCGGCTACCAGATGTTGTCCGGCGAGTTACCGTTCCAGGCCGGAAATACGCCGGCGATGCTGATGAAGCACATCAGCGAGGCGCCACGGCCGCTCCTCGAGCTGCGCGCCGATGTGCCGTCGTGGCTGCTGCACGTGCTGGAGAAGTCGCTGGCAAAAAAGCCGGATGATCGCTTCGCGACCGCGGCAGAGTTCTGCCGCGCCCTTGCTGATCGACAGGATGCGGGCCGCGGTCGACAGGCACCGGTGGCGGACGGGCAACCCGGAGTCGCGTCGGATCGTTTGTCATCGGCATGGAAGCATTCCGTGGCGCCGCGATCCGCGGTTGATGCGGCCCGTGCCGGCCGCCACGAAGAACGCGCCATCGATCGACTGCAGCGCTCGGCGCGTGAGCGCGGCGGCGCACGCGACGCGGTTGACGCCGCGAACGCTGGCTGGCGACCGGGTCTGCAAGGCAACCCGCAGGCGCTCAGGAAATACGGTCCGGAAGGCTCGGCCCGACGCGACCTCGCGCCCGTGCCGCCCTGGATGCCTCCGTCGTGGCGCGATGCCCGGAGTCAGTGGCGGCACGTGGGCCGTGGCGGAGAGCCGTACGCGCCGCTTGCCGGACTGCCAGTTTCGGAAAAGATCCGACGGTTCCGCCGGCAGAGCGCGAGTGCCGCCATCACCGTTGGAATGCTCGCGGCCATCAACATCGCGTTTTCACCCGACTTTCTCTGGTTCCTCTTCCCGATGGCCGGGCTGTCGATCGGGTTGTTGCATCGCGCCGGATCGTTGTGGGCCGAAGGCATTCGCCTGAAGGACGTATTCGGACGCGAGGCGCGCGATCGCCTGCAGGAACGTTCGGAGCAGGAGCAGTTGCTGGCCGGGCCGTCGCCGGCGGTCTACGCGGAGAAGCTGGCCCCGCGGGACGTGCTGGCCGGGCCCCACGGTGCCGTCGTCCGGCGCGCAGCCACCGATCGACAGACCATCCACGAAGCGGTGTCCAAACTCACGAAAGCCGACCGCGACCTCATCCCCGACGTCCTGCCAACGGTGGACGCCCTCGCCGAGCGCGTCGGGTCGGTCGCGCAGTCGCTGCACCGGCTGGACGAAGATGTGCAACCGGGGGTGGTTGAGGAACTCGGCCAGCGCATCGAGGCGGCCAGGGCTCTGCCCGAATCGCGCGATCGCGACCACAAGGTGCAGCTGCTGGAACGGCAACTCAGCACCATCAAGGATCTCGCGTCGCGGCGCGACACGCTGGTCTCGCAGCTCGAAAGCGCCTCGCTCATGCTCCAGAGCATGCGCATCGACCTGATTGCGCTGCGATCAGCCGGCGTGCAGTCGGTGCTGAACGACGTGGGCTCGGCGACGCAGGAGGCGCGGGCGCTCTCGCGCGAGATCGCCAACGCACTCGACGCCGCGCGGCAGGTTCGTTAG
- a CDS encoding Fic family protein, which produces MHRPPPGSYVEIATAGERFRAFLPAPLPPDPPLAWSGTLRRRFDEALLALGRLDALTAHLPNAALVLYSFVRKEAVLSSQIEGTQSSLADLLLYEIDEQPGVPVADASEVSRCVAALEHGRAKLRGGLPLSMRLLRGMHEVLMAHPGGRARTPGEIRRSQVWIGGTRPGNAAFVPPPASALSGCLKPFERFLNDEPEPTPPLIKAALAHVQFETIHPFLDGNGRLGRLLIVLQLVADGVLREPMLYPSLYFKTHRALYYELLNEVRLHGDWERWLEFFAEGVETSATQAAATANALLALVNADRDRIAGLGRAAPSALDVHQALQRQPIATSAALVKITGLTAATVNKSLAHLERLRIVMELTNRRRGRVFSYRRYVDELAAEPDGAR; this is translated from the coding sequence ATGCACCGACCGCCGCCCGGGAGCTACGTCGAGATCGCCACGGCGGGAGAGCGATTCCGGGCCTTCCTTCCCGCACCGCTGCCGCCAGATCCGCCGCTTGCGTGGTCCGGCACGCTGCGCCGGCGCTTCGACGAAGCGCTCCTCGCGCTTGGCAGACTCGACGCGCTCACCGCGCACCTGCCTAACGCGGCGCTCGTGCTCTACAGCTTCGTGCGCAAAGAGGCCGTGCTTTCATCGCAGATCGAAGGCACGCAGTCCTCGCTCGCTGACCTGCTGCTCTACGAGATCGACGAGCAACCGGGCGTGCCGGTGGCTGACGCGAGCGAGGTGAGTCGCTGCGTCGCCGCACTGGAGCACGGTCGCGCGAAGTTGCGCGGCGGGCTGCCGCTGTCGATGCGCCTGCTGCGTGGCATGCACGAGGTGTTGATGGCACATCCCGGGGGACGTGCCAGGACGCCGGGGGAGATCCGCCGTTCGCAGGTGTGGATCGGCGGCACCCGCCCCGGGAACGCCGCGTTCGTGCCGCCGCCCGCCAGCGCGCTGAGCGGGTGCCTGAAACCCTTCGAGCGGTTTCTGAACGACGAGCCGGAGCCGACACCGCCGCTGATCAAGGCGGCGCTTGCACACGTGCAGTTCGAAACGATCCACCCGTTCCTCGACGGCAACGGCCGCCTCGGGCGATTGCTCATCGTCCTGCAACTGGTGGCCGACGGCGTGCTGCGCGAGCCAATGCTGTACCCAAGCCTCTATTTCAAGACCCACCGCGCGCTCTACTACGAGCTGTTGAACGAAGTGCGGCTGCACGGCGACTGGGAACGGTGGCTGGAGTTCTTCGCGGAGGGGGTTGAGACAAGTGCAACACAAGCGGCCGCCACAGCCAACGCCCTGCTCGCGCTGGTCAACGCGGACCGCGACCGCATCGCCGGGCTGGGGCGCGCGGCGCCCTCGGCGCTCGACGTACACCAGGCGCTGCAGCGCCAGCCCATCGCCACCTCGGCAGCGCTGGTGAAGATCACCGGGCTCACGGCCGCCACCGTCAACAAGTCGCTGGCGCACCTGGAGCGCCTGCGAATCGTTATGGAACTGACGAACCGGCGGCGCGGGCGCGTGTTCAGCTACCGGCGCTACGTGGATGAACTGGCAGCCGAACCGGACGGGGCACGGTGA
- a CDS encoding alpha/beta hydrolase: protein MRGEFVDVGDARLYYYAAGTRGAGEPIVLLHGFPTSSHVWSRVVPLLPPGHRVVVLDLLGYGRSDRPGASVDLSIRGHADRVLKLMDALGINYAALVGHDLGGGIAIELALRAPARVSRLCLVDSVAFGEWPGREVRLARATLPLTRHLPGSWIGSILRADLLRGYASSEEGAHSVDQFIKPFADGEGVQTLVRHLESLDATETIAHAVRLQHVVVPTAIVWGADDPFLPVNLARRLHDAIPGSTIDLVPGGRHFLPEESPERVGDVVSSLLSR, encoded by the coding sequence GTGCGAGGTGAATTCGTCGATGTCGGCGATGCTCGGCTCTACTACTACGCCGCCGGTACTCGCGGCGCCGGTGAGCCGATCGTCCTGCTCCACGGCTTCCCCACCTCGTCGCACGTCTGGAGTCGCGTCGTGCCATTGCTCCCGCCGGGCCACCGGGTCGTGGTGCTCGACCTGCTTGGGTACGGTCGCAGCGATCGACCCGGAGCTTCCGTCGATCTCTCCATCCGTGGCCACGCGGACCGCGTCCTCAAGCTCATGGACGCCCTCGGGATCAACTACGCGGCGCTTGTTGGGCATGACCTGGGCGGTGGCATCGCCATCGAGTTGGCGCTGCGAGCGCCAGCGAGGGTATCGCGGCTCTGTCTTGTCGATAGCGTAGCCTTTGGCGAGTGGCCGGGTCGCGAAGTGCGGCTCGCACGTGCCACGCTCCCGCTCACGCGCCACCTCCCGGGAAGCTGGATTGGCTCGATCCTCAGGGCCGACCTGCTCCGCGGCTATGCCTCGTCCGAGGAAGGTGCCCACAGTGTGGACCAGTTCATCAAGCCGTTCGCCGATGGCGAGGGAGTGCAGACGTTGGTGCGGCACCTGGAATCGCTGGACGCCACAGAGACGATCGCACACGCCGTTCGCCTGCAGCACGTCGTGGTACCCACCGCCATTGTGTGGGGGGCGGACGACCCTTTCCTTCCGGTGAACCTTGCGCGGCGGCTTCACGACGCGATACCGGGGTCGACGATCGATCTCGTCCCGGGCGGTCGTCACTTCCTTCCCGAGGAATCGCCCGAACGCGTGGGCGACGTGGTCTCCTCCCTGCTCTCCCGATGA